The following proteins are co-located in the Acipenser ruthenus chromosome 35, fAciRut3.2 maternal haplotype, whole genome shotgun sequence genome:
- the LOC131705159 gene encoding M1-specific T cell receptor beta chain-like — protein MPPTLRPLLIVVFAAASDLRKKTAFPANPTYYFARVGQRVTVHCVFKSTYQVRWFRDNASGGLTEPFPGECGDPGSKCRITSTVESNRVTLTIRNTQRNDSGRYYCAEEGISSLRFSNASVVIVSGVSDDSSVNPSVSILAPLAVSGSAIDSKATLTLVCLIRGLSSLSVRVRWFISGNFTAEGTPSSGIKVKEGGEGQGDGESYAATSRLTIPVETWRSGADCACEAQFDRNTSIRSGNVSYAGIHGAGLVAERCLVQYAVFSGVSLLTLSAALCGCALWTRRRFKPASTEDPTRVTQKRTPGSGDAKRRDEEDNLVTYASLEFESQKKNRKKRRI, from the exons tgCAAATCCCACTTATTATTTCGCTCGGGTCGGACAGCGCGTTACCGTCCACTGTGTCTTCAAATCTACCTATCAGGTCCGCTGGTTCCGAGACAACGCAAGCGGAGGACTGACCGAGCCGTTCCCTGGTGAATGCGGAGATCCGGGCTCCAAATGCAGGATTACCAGCACCGTAGAGAGCAATAGAGTCACGCTAACAATCCGGAACACGCAGAGAAACGATAGCGGGCGATATTACTGCGCTGAAGAAGGTATCAGCTCTCTGAGATTCTCAAACGCGTCCGTTGTGATCGTGTCTGGAG ttTCAGATGATTCCTCTGTGAATCCGTCAGTGTCTATCCTGGCCCCCCTGGCTGTCTCCGGCAGCGCGATCGATTCCAAGGCGACCCTGACATTAGTGTGTCTAATCCGGGGCCTCTCCTCGCTCTCGGTCCGGGTCCGATGGTTCATCTCCGGTAACTTCACGGCGGAGGGAACGCCGAGCTCCGGGATCAAAGTGAAGGAGGgcggagagggacagggagacggAGAGAGCTACGCTGCTACGAGCCGCCTGACAATCCCGGTGGAGACGTGGAGAAGCGGGGCTGACTGCGCATGCGAAGCGCAGTTTGACAGGAACACTTCTATCCGCAGCGGGAATGTTTCATACGCTGGGATTCATGGGGCGG gtctggTTGCAGAGCGGTGCCTGGTTCAGTACGCCGTGTTCTCCGGGGtctccctcctcactctctccgcgGCTCTCTGCGGCTGCGCGCTGTGGACCCGCCGCCGCTTCAAACCAG CGTCCACTGAAGACCCCACGCGTGTAACTCAAAAAAGGACCCCCGGCAGCGGAGATGCAAAG AGGAGAGATGAAGAGGACAACCTGGTCACCTACGCGAGCTTGGAGTTTGAATCCCAGAAGAAGAACAGAAAGAAGAGacgcatataa